A DNA window from Bacteroides cellulosilyticus contains the following coding sequences:
- a CDS encoding carbohydrate-binding family 9-like protein, with translation MSKRTPAYLVLKSAVLFLSLLCFYPLSATNPQKKEMKELNVKKVSLANVAVENVPALLDKEKVDFQSINTVNWKAFPYQPEVQFRIAHTDDAILIHYKVKEASVRAVATGDNGAVWEDACVEFFSVPAGDGIYYNVECNCVGTLLIGAGGGRSNREHAPQEVMDKVQRWSSLGRESFEERVGACNWELALVIPYSAFFKHQITSLDGKTVRANFYKCGDKLQTPHFLSWNPINLEKPNFHCPEFFGTLNFE, from the coding sequence ATGAGTAAAAGAACCCCTGCATACTTGGTGTTGAAATCAGCAGTCTTGTTTTTATCTCTGCTCTGTTTTTATCCCTTGTCTGCAACTAACCCCCAAAAGAAAGAAATGAAAGAGTTGAATGTAAAGAAAGTGAGTCTGGCTAATGTGGCGGTGGAGAATGTTCCTGCCTTGCTGGACAAAGAAAAGGTGGATTTTCAGTCGATCAATACGGTGAACTGGAAAGCGTTTCCTTATCAGCCGGAAGTACAATTCCGTATTGCCCATACAGATGATGCGATTTTGATTCATTATAAAGTAAAGGAAGCTAGTGTGCGTGCTGTAGCAACGGGAGATAACGGTGCTGTATGGGAAGATGCTTGCGTAGAATTCTTTTCAGTTCCTGCGGGAGATGGAATTTATTATAATGTAGAGTGTAACTGCGTGGGAACTTTGCTGATCGGTGCAGGTGGCGGACGTAGCAATCGTGAACATGCTCCGCAAGAAGTAATGGATAAGGTGCAGCGTTGGTCTTCTCTGGGACGCGAATCTTTTGAAGAACGGGTAGGAGCGTGCAACTGGGAATTGGCATTAGTCATTCCTTATTCTGCTTTCTTCAAACATCAAATCACCAGTCTTGACGGAAAGACGGTTCGTGCCAATTTCTACAAATGCGGAGATAAGTTGCAAACGCCTCATTTCCTCTCATGGAATCCCATTAATCTGGAAAAGCCTAATTTCCACTGTCCCGAATTTTTCGGTACATTGAATTTTGAGTAA
- a CDS encoding two-component regulator propeller domain-containing protein — MQKFIRTLFLVLVSIVTANVHSQNITFNHLTTDDGLSQFSVNSLYIDENGILWIGTREGLNRYNGNDIQTYKLNKNDPYSLFCNTVLRMAGDQNGKIYLLCTEGVAQFDLTTQRFTTLLQGNINSIYYKNGLFIGKKNEIYRYNEQTDNFDLYYQMAGENIEISCMFEDKGHMWIGTTSEGVFNLKIDEHLLTHPIEKGNITSIYQDNAGELWIGSWEKGLFRVKTDGSIENLRNDPKNPHSISSDFVRACCEDNLGNIWIGTFNGLNRYNKTTGLFQNHTSNEMQNEGLTHSSIWCIVKDNQGTLWLGTYFGGVNYFNPEYEIYTRYKASIHEEEGLSSPVVGRTIEDKNGNLWIGTEGGGLNFYNRRTREFKWYLAGQGRNSISHSNVKALYYDPAKEIIWIGTHLGGLNKLDIRTGAFTHYLMEEGNPETLPSNIVRDITPYQDQLIVATQNGVCLFNPQTGKCQQLFKDSKEGRKIAMVADVEVDNNGTLWIAATGEGIFSYRFDTNKLTNYRHDGTQAHSLSNNNVNNIMQDSKGNLWFSTSGSGLDLYRPATNDFENFDKGKNGLVSDCIYDTQESPVSGKLILITNQGFSIFDQKAEKFQNYSVENGFPLTAVNENALCVTRDGEIFLGGTQGMLSFNELELNFTPKPYKIILSRLIVNGSEVKVSDETGILTQSLCHTQEITLNANQTMFSIEFATSNYVAANKDEIIYKLEGFSDDWNSTRGQPIITYTNLNAGTYNLLIKPKGKEESLCPQVHLTIHVLPPYYKTPLAYLIYLIVTGILLWYLVKTYKSRIKLRESLKYEQKHIQDVEALNQSKLRFFTNISHEFRTPLTLIVSQVETLMQLQNFTPTIYNKILSIYQNSIQLRELITELLDFRKQEQGHMKVKVSPHNIVHFLYENYLIFMEYASSKQINFNFEKDSEGLEVWYDQKQMQKVINNLLSNAIKHTQAEDTITLSITTEGNEAVIRVTDTGSGIDAKEVDKIFDRFYQTEQMDSLTTGVGTGIGLALTKGIVELHHGTIKVESELGKGSSFIVRLRLGNAHFNAEEISKKNEDVQQIEQPQTSEIDASLKAELEENAPIKRMPDVKMVIVEDNASIREMLENIFRPFYQVLTAADGEEGLELIQKEMPNIVVSDVVMPKMSGTELCKLIKNDFNTCHIPVVLLTARTAVEQNIEGLRIGADDYITKPFNTNLLISRCNNLVNSRILLQEKFSKQPQAYAQMLATNPIDKEILDRAISIIEKNLDNTEFNVNIFAREMAMARTNLFTKLKAITGQTPNDFILTIRLKKGALMLRNNPELNITEISDKIGFSSSRYFSKCFKDVYHVSPLAYRKGEDADKEEKNEEDEEG; from the coding sequence GTGCAAAAGTTTATCAGAACGCTGTTTCTTGTTTTAGTAAGCATAGTTACGGCAAACGTACACAGCCAGAATATCACTTTCAATCATCTGACCACCGACGACGGCCTATCTCAGTTTAGTGTCAACAGTTTGTATATTGATGAAAATGGTATCTTATGGATTGGTACGCGCGAAGGTTTGAACCGTTACAATGGAAACGATATACAGACTTACAAACTGAACAAAAACGATCCCTACAGCCTTTTCTGTAACACCGTGCTCCGCATGGCAGGCGACCAGAACGGGAAAATCTACCTGCTCTGTACCGAAGGGGTTGCCCAGTTCGACCTGACTACCCAACGCTTCACCACCCTCCTGCAAGGAAATATCAATAGCATATATTATAAAAACGGCCTTTTCATCGGAAAAAAGAACGAAATATACCGCTACAATGAGCAAACCGACAACTTCGATCTTTATTACCAGATGGCAGGAGAAAACATCGAAATATCCTGCATGTTCGAAGACAAAGGACACATGTGGATAGGAACCACCAGCGAAGGTGTGTTCAATCTGAAAATAGACGAGCATCTGCTAACCCACCCCATCGAGAAAGGAAATATCACCAGCATTTACCAGGACAATGCAGGCGAACTGTGGATCGGAAGCTGGGAAAAGGGACTCTTCCGGGTGAAAACAGACGGAAGCATCGAGAACCTGCGAAACGACCCGAAGAACCCGCACAGCATATCTTCCGATTTCGTGAGAGCCTGCTGTGAGGATAATCTTGGCAATATCTGGATAGGAACCTTCAACGGTCTGAACCGGTACAACAAAACAACAGGACTTTTCCAGAACCATACCTCCAACGAGATGCAGAATGAAGGACTTACACACTCGTCCATCTGGTGCATCGTAAAAGATAATCAGGGTACCTTATGGCTGGGTACTTACTTCGGCGGTGTCAATTACTTCAACCCCGAATACGAAATCTATACCCGGTACAAAGCTTCCATCCATGAAGAAGAAGGACTAAGCAGCCCCGTAGTCGGACGCACCATCGAAGATAAGAACGGAAATCTGTGGATTGGCACGGAGGGAGGCGGACTGAACTTCTATAACCGCCGGACACGTGAGTTCAAGTGGTATCTTGCCGGACAGGGACGCAACAGCATCTCCCACAGCAATGTGAAAGCCCTTTACTATGATCCCGCAAAGGAAATCATCTGGATAGGAACCCATCTTGGCGGACTGAACAAACTGGATATCCGCACAGGCGCATTCACGCATTATCTGATGGAAGAAGGGAATCCGGAAACTCTTCCGTCCAATATAGTTCGCGACATAACCCCCTACCAGGACCAATTGATTGTTGCTACCCAAAACGGTGTGTGCCTGTTCAATCCTCAGACCGGGAAATGCCAACAGCTCTTTAAAGATAGCAAAGAAGGGCGTAAGATAGCTATGGTTGCAGATGTAGAGGTAGATAATAACGGCACGCTCTGGATTGCCGCCACAGGCGAAGGTATCTTCTCCTACCGCTTCGATACCAACAAGTTGACCAATTACCGTCACGACGGGACGCAAGCGCACAGCCTCAGCAACAATAATGTGAACAACATTATGCAGGACAGCAAGGGTAACTTGTGGTTCTCCACTTCAGGAAGCGGCCTCGACCTGTACCGTCCCGCTACCAACGATTTCGAAAACTTCGACAAGGGCAAGAACGGACTTGTCAGCGATTGCATCTACGATACACAAGAATCCCCCGTCAGCGGTAAACTGATACTGATTACCAATCAGGGCTTCTCCATCTTCGATCAGAAAGCGGAAAAGTTCCAGAACTACAGCGTGGAGAACGGTTTTCCACTGACAGCTGTCAATGAAAACGCGCTTTGCGTGACACGCGACGGAGAAATCTTCCTTGGCGGTACGCAAGGTATGCTCTCATTCAATGAACTGGAACTTAATTTCACCCCGAAGCCTTATAAGATCATCCTTTCCCGCCTCATTGTAAACGGTTCCGAAGTAAAAGTGAGCGATGAAACGGGCATTTTGACGCAATCCCTATGCCATACGCAGGAAATCACCCTGAATGCCAATCAGACAATGTTCAGCATCGAGTTTGCCACTTCCAATTACGTGGCTGCCAATAAGGATGAAATCATCTACAAGCTGGAAGGCTTCTCCGACGATTGGAACAGCACGCGTGGCCAACCTATCATCACCTACACAAACCTGAATGCCGGAACATACAATCTGCTGATTAAGCCTAAAGGAAAGGAAGAGTCGCTTTGTCCGCAAGTACACCTGACAATTCATGTACTGCCACCTTATTATAAGACTCCGCTCGCCTATCTTATTTATCTGATAGTGACCGGCATCCTTTTGTGGTATCTGGTGAAGACATACAAATCAAGAATCAAGCTGCGTGAATCGTTGAAGTACGAACAGAAGCATATACAAGACGTGGAAGCGCTGAACCAATCGAAATTACGCTTCTTCACCAACATCTCTCACGAGTTCCGCACACCGCTTACGCTCATCGTGTCGCAGGTGGAAACCCTGATGCAATTGCAAAACTTCACACCCACCATTTATAATAAGATACTGAGCATTTACCAGAACAGCATCCAATTGCGCGAGCTCATCACCGAGCTCCTTGACTTCCGCAAACAGGAACAAGGACACATGAAGGTAAAAGTCAGCCCGCACAACATCGTGCATTTCCTTTATGAGAATTACCTCATCTTCATGGAATATGCAAGCAGCAAGCAGATCAATTTCAACTTCGAGAAAGACAGTGAAGGTCTGGAAGTGTGGTATGACCAGAAGCAAATGCAGAAGGTAATCAACAACCTGTTATCCAATGCCATCAAGCATACCCAAGCCGAAGATACCATCACACTCAGCATCACCACCGAAGGCAATGAAGCCGTAATTCGCGTGACTGATACAGGCAGCGGCATCGACGCCAAAGAAGTAGATAAGATATTCGACCGCTTCTATCAGACAGAGCAGATGGACAGTCTCACCACCGGCGTAGGTACCGGTATCGGTCTGGCTTTGACCAAAGGCATCGTCGAACTGCACCACGGCACCATCAAGGTAGAAAGCGAACTGGGCAAAGGTAGCAGCTTCATCGTCCGCCTCCGCTTGGGCAACGCCCACTTCAATGCCGAGGAAATCAGCAAGAAGAACGAAGACGTACAGCAAATAGAGCAACCGCAAACTTCCGAAATAGACGCTTCACTCAAAGCCGAACTGGAAGAAAATGCCCCGATTAAGCGTATGCCTGATGTCAAGATGGTTATCGTGGAAGACAACGCCTCCATTCGTGAGATGTTGGAAAACATCTTCCGCCCATTCTATCAGGTGCTGACAGCCGCAGACGGTGAAGAAGGTCTGGAGCTGATACAGAAGGAAATGCCGAATATTGTGGTAAGCGACGTCGTTATGCCCAAAATGTCCGGTACCGAACTCTGCAAACTGATTAAGAATGATTTCAATACCTGCCACATACCGGTAGTACTGCTTACCGCACGAACTGCCGTAGAGCAGAACATTGAAGGACTGCGCATCGGTGCGGACGATTACATCACCAAACCATTCAATACGAATCTGTTGATTTCGCGTTGTAACAACCTGGTAAATTCACGCATTCTCTTGCAGGAAAAGTTCAGTAAACAACCACAGGCTTATGCGCAGATGCTTGCCACCAACCCGATAGATAAGGAAATCCTGGACCGCGCCATCAGCATCATCGAAAAGAATCTGGATAATACGGAATTTAATGTCAACATCTTCGCCCGCGAAATGGCTATGGCACGCACCAACCTGTTCACCAAACTGAAAGCCATCACCGGACAAAC
- a CDS encoding phosphotransferase enzyme family protein: MNNLQSIVSHFNTKGTVNEIQPLGSGLINDTYKVTTLEADAPDYVLQRINHAIFQNVEMLQTNIEAVTRHIRKKLTEQGADDIDRKVLSFIPADTGKTYWYDGENYWRIMTFIPNAKTYETVDAEYSYYAGVAFGNFQAMLADIPDTLGETIPDFHNMEFRLKQLRDAVAADAAGRVKEVQYYLDEIEKRADEMCKGERLYREGKLPKRVCHCDTKVNNMMFDEEGKVLCVIDLDTVMPNFIFSDFGDFLRSAANTGAEDDKDLNNVNFNMAIFKAFAKGYLESAKVFLLPIEIENLPYAAALFPYMQCVRFLADYINGDTYYKIKYPEHNLVRTKAQFKLLQSAEEHTPEMKEFIKESLV; encoded by the coding sequence ATGAATAACCTCCAATCCATTGTATCCCATTTCAATACGAAGGGTACAGTTAACGAAATCCAGCCTTTGGGCAGCGGACTGATCAATGACACGTACAAAGTGACTACTCTGGAAGCCGACGCGCCCGACTATGTATTGCAACGTATCAACCATGCTATCTTCCAGAATGTGGAGATGTTGCAGACAAACATTGAAGCCGTTACCCGGCATATCCGCAAGAAACTTACGGAACAGGGAGCGGATGATATCGACCGCAAGGTACTTTCTTTTATTCCTGCCGATACGGGAAAAACGTATTGGTACGATGGCGAAAACTATTGGCGCATCATGACTTTCATTCCCAATGCAAAGACTTATGAAACGGTGGATGCGGAATATTCTTATTATGCCGGTGTTGCTTTTGGCAATTTCCAGGCGATGCTTGCGGATATTCCGGATACGTTGGGAGAGACGATTCCTGACTTCCATAATATGGAGTTTCGTCTGAAACAGCTTCGGGATGCCGTGGCTGCGGATGCGGCAGGTCGGGTGAAAGAAGTGCAATATTATCTGGATGAGATTGAAAAGCGTGCGGACGAAATGTGTAAAGGTGAACGTTTGTATCGTGAGGGTAAATTGCCTAAACGTGTATGCCATTGCGATACGAAGGTGAACAATATGATGTTCGATGAAGAAGGGAAGGTGCTTTGCGTGATTGATCTTGATACCGTAATGCCCAATTTTATCTTTTCTGATTTTGGAGACTTTCTTCGTTCAGCAGCCAATACGGGCGCCGAGGATGATAAAGACCTGAATAATGTGAACTTCAATATGGCAATCTTTAAGGCGTTTGCAAAAGGCTATCTGGAGTCTGCTAAAGTCTTTTTGCTTCCGATAGAGATTGAGAACTTGCCGTATGCCGCTGCGTTGTTCCCCTACATGCAGTGTGTTCGTTTTCTGGCAGATTATATTAATGGTGATACTTATTATAAGATTAAATATCCGGAACACAACCTTGTACGTACAAAAGCGCAGTTCAAATTGCTTCAGAGTGCCGAGGAACATACACCGGAGATGAAGGAGTTTATAAAGGAGTCATTGGTATAA